A section of the Candidatus Hydrogenedens sp. genome encodes:
- a CDS encoding tRNA (adenosine(37)-N6)-threonylcarbamoyltransferase complex ATPase subunit type 1 TsaE has protein sequence CGDCWVHSPTFTIINQYGNPPIVLHLDCYRIQDEREIIDIGSEEWLSDNLICLIEWADRIINIIPSDAIFMYFYHIENDKRKIEIHNLNPDFTNKLIQKLPHHFINT, from the coding sequence TGTGGCGATTGTTGGGTTCATAGTCCTACTTTCACAATAATCAATCAATATGGTAATCCGCCCATAGTACTTCACCTGGATTGTTATAGAATTCAAGACGAGAGAGAAATCATTGATATCGGTTCTGAAGAATGGTTAAGCGATAATCTAATTTGTTTAATAGAGTGGGCAGATAGAATTATAAATATTATTCCATCAGATGCTATCTTTATGTATTTTTATCATATAGAAAATGATAAACGAAAAATTGAAATACATAATTTAAATCCGGATTTTACTAATAAACTAATACAGAAATTGCCTCATCATTTTATAAATACTTAG